The following coding sequences are from one Paenibacillus sp. JDR-2 window:
- a CDS encoding response regulator transcription factor — MSNYCKLLIVDDEALIRQGIKHYMNWEQEGFQIVGEASNGKEALEMIAELQPHIVLTDLVMPIMDGEELTRQIKLKYPDIEVIVLSSFGDFDYVRSTFQSGVRDYILKPKLDTGHMLNVLKAVADKIPSLQGDEQSTNQGPTIDSVLEKLLSGYEMDAMQVEAELGDHFPHSAFCLLGVDLRGINATKEQVNAIRQTMQGELDKQAVHADQLVYHVLKAEAPMILLLLNLDYTMLSLLPYWGRTMASSINQLELDVAVVVSEPFSAITELEQSYKASLLKMMDYAFYFPDKHLLLFHEFPESGQAADPFNLNSFTESFKRERFDTAFDYLLDHLEVFKTNYTTDVFEFKSFLSNVIFNITVLLGNMNYGTQQLETKKYYYFKAIEESRNANTAAELLTAFIGEAKLCIAEKAEQSGNANMKRLLDYIHEHYAESLNLTEMAKHFHFNPSYLSSYFSTHHNEGFVDYLHRVRLEKASELLRAGEASISEISGMVGYSDHSYFCKVFKKHTGLSPSRYRQQNLR, encoded by the coding sequence ATGTCAAACTACTGCAAGCTGCTGATCGTGGACGACGAAGCCTTGATCCGGCAAGGGATCAAGCATTATATGAACTGGGAGCAGGAAGGCTTTCAGATCGTGGGCGAAGCTTCAAACGGAAAAGAAGCGCTTGAGATGATTGCGGAGCTGCAGCCTCATATCGTGCTGACGGATCTTGTCATGCCGATTATGGACGGCGAAGAGCTGACCCGGCAGATCAAGCTGAAATATCCGGATATTGAAGTTATTGTCCTAAGCAGTTTTGGAGATTTCGATTACGTACGATCCACCTTTCAAAGCGGCGTACGCGACTATATATTAAAGCCCAAGCTAGACACTGGCCACATGCTGAACGTGCTGAAAGCCGTTGCCGATAAAATTCCGTCCCTGCAAGGGGACGAGCAATCCACGAATCAAGGTCCAACAATCGATTCGGTGCTGGAGAAGCTGTTATCCGGTTACGAGATGGATGCCATGCAGGTTGAAGCGGAGCTTGGCGACCATTTTCCTCATAGCGCCTTCTGCCTACTGGGTGTGGACCTGCGAGGAATAAACGCAACAAAGGAGCAGGTGAATGCCATCCGGCAAACGATGCAGGGCGAGCTGGACAAACAAGCGGTTCATGCCGATCAGTTGGTCTATCACGTTCTGAAAGCCGAAGCGCCTATGATTTTGCTGCTTCTTAATCTGGATTACACGATGCTAAGCCTGCTGCCCTACTGGGGAAGAACGATGGCGAGCTCGATCAATCAGCTGGAGCTGGATGTGGCTGTTGTCGTAAGCGAGCCTTTCTCGGCGATTACCGAATTAGAGCAGTCCTATAAGGCTAGTCTGCTGAAAATGATGGATTACGCCTTTTATTTCCCGGACAAGCATCTGTTATTGTTCCATGAGTTCCCGGAATCCGGGCAGGCGGCAGATCCTTTTAACCTGAACAGCTTTACGGAATCGTTCAAGCGCGAGCGCTTTGATACGGCATTTGACTATTTGCTGGATCATCTGGAAGTGTTCAAAACAAACTATACGACGGATGTCTTTGAGTTCAAGTCGTTTCTGAGCAATGTTATTTTTAACATTACCGTGCTGCTTGGCAATATGAACTACGGCACGCAGCAGCTGGAGACGAAGAAATATTACTATTTCAAAGCTATTGAAGAGTCGCGAAATGCCAATACGGCGGCAGAGCTGCTGACAGCGTTTATCGGGGAAGCGAAGCTATGCATAGCCGAGAAAGCCGAGCAGTCCGGCAATGCCAACATGAAGCGGCTGCTTGATTATATTCACGAGCATTACGCCGAATCGCTCAATTTGACGGAGATGGCGAAGCATTTTCATTTTAACCCGTCTTATTTGTCGAGCTATTTCTCAACCCATCATAACGAAGGCTTTGTCGATTATTTGCATAGGGTGAGACTGGAGAAAGCATCGGAGCTGCTGCGGGCAGGGGAAGCTTCGATCTCGGAAATCAGCGGGATGGTTGGTTATTCGGATCACAGCTATTTCTGCAAGGTGTTCAAGAAGCATACCGGACTGTCGCCAAGCCGTTACCGGCAACAAAACCTGAGATGA
- the yhbH gene encoding sporulation protein YhbH — protein MGSAEDRLFVVSQEDWSLHRKGYQDQARHQQKVREAIKQNLPDLVSEESIVMSDGKQVIKVPIRSLDEFRFVYNYNKNKHVGQGDGDSQVGDVLGVDPQAAKGPGKGEGAGDQPGEDVIEAEISLAELESMLFEELELPFLRQKDKDQLETKEIRFNDIRKKGIMSNIDKKRTIMENLRRNATSGTPGIHGISPDDLRYKTWEEIVRPQSNAVILAMMDTSGSMGSFEKYVARSFFFWMTRFLRHQYEKVEIVFIAHHTEAKEVTEEEFFTRGESGGTICSSAYIKALEIIDSRFSPSVYNIYPFHFSDGDNLTSDNERCVKLIGELLKRSNLFGYGEVNQYNRSSTLMSAYKHINMNHFMYYVIREKGEVYNALKSFFRKREGVVG, from the coding sequence ATGGGTTCAGCAGAAGATAGACTGTTTGTTGTATCTCAGGAGGATTGGTCGCTGCATCGTAAAGGCTACCAGGATCAAGCCAGGCACCAGCAGAAGGTCCGGGAAGCCATTAAGCAGAATTTGCCCGACCTCGTGTCTGAAGAAAGCATTGTCATGTCTGACGGCAAGCAAGTAATCAAAGTGCCGATTCGGAGCCTTGACGAATTCCGATTTGTGTATAACTACAATAAAAATAAACATGTAGGTCAAGGAGACGGCGACAGCCAGGTCGGCGACGTATTAGGCGTCGATCCGCAAGCGGCCAAAGGTCCCGGCAAGGGCGAAGGCGCTGGCGATCAGCCCGGCGAGGATGTTATCGAAGCGGAGATCAGCTTGGCTGAGCTGGAGAGCATGCTGTTCGAGGAATTAGAGCTGCCGTTCCTTCGCCAGAAGGATAAGGATCAGCTCGAGACGAAGGAAATCCGGTTCAACGATATCCGGAAAAAAGGCATCATGTCGAACATCGACAAGAAACGGACGATTATGGAAAACCTGCGGCGCAACGCCACCTCCGGTACGCCGGGTATCCACGGCATCTCGCCTGATGATCTTCGCTATAAGACCTGGGAAGAGATTGTACGGCCGCAATCCAATGCGGTTATCCTTGCCATGATGGATACATCGGGCTCCATGGGCTCCTTCGAGAAATACGTAGCCCGTTCGTTCTTCTTCTGGATGACCCGCTTCCTGCGGCATCAATACGAGAAAGTCGAAATCGTATTCATTGCCCATCACACCGAAGCGAAGGAAGTTACCGAAGAAGAGTTCTTCACCCGCGGCGAAAGCGGCGGTACGATCTGCTCGTCAGCCTATATTAAGGCACTCGAGATTATCGACAGCCGGTTCTCGCCAAGCGTGTACAACATCTATCCGTTCCACTTCTCCGACGGCGACAACCTGACCAGCGACAACGAGCGCTGCGTCAAGCTGATCGGCGAGCTGCTCAAGCGCTCCAACCTGTTCGGCTACGGCGAAGTGAACCAGTACAACCGCTCGAGTACGCTTATGTCCGCGTATAAGCATATCAATATGAACCATTTCATGTACTACGTCATTCGCGAGAAAGGCGAAGTGTATAACGCCCTGAAATCCTTCTTCCGCAAACGGGAAGGCGTTGTAGGGTAA
- a CDS encoding CPCC family cysteine-rich protein, which produces MNTKAMKRIKYKFLFRRAVEGELFYLVLMLAAYLLFHREFYYYDCFAGAVMGIIFGQMNWKDKQKRVHAEVVRSNLGNVQCPCCGYFTICSDDEVVVDICEVCYWQYDLIAHEKPHISIGANKLSLNEAIKNYKKHGVCKVIFKHLVREPIAEELPENNVVSE; this is translated from the coding sequence TTGAATACTAAAGCGATGAAGCGAATAAAGTACAAGTTTCTTTTCAGAAGAGCAGTAGAAGGGGAGCTCTTTTATCTAGTCCTTATGTTAGCTGCCTATTTGTTGTTTCATAGAGAGTTCTACTACTACGACTGTTTTGCTGGCGCGGTAATGGGGATCATTTTTGGACAGATGAATTGGAAAGATAAACAGAAACGGGTTCATGCCGAGGTTGTCAGGTCAAACTTAGGAAATGTTCAATGTCCTTGCTGCGGTTACTTTACAATCTGCAGCGATGATGAAGTCGTAGTAGATATTTGTGAAGTTTGTTATTGGCAATATGATCTTATAGCGCATGAAAAGCCTCATATAAGCATCGGGGCAAACAAGCTGTCATTAAATGAAGCTATTAAAAATTATAAAAAGCATGGCGTTTGCAAAGTAATATTTAAGCACTTAGTTAGAGAGCCGATCGCAGAAGAATTGCCCGAGAATAATGTGGTGAGTGAATGA
- a CDS encoding GNAT family N-acetyltransferase yields the protein MASKQYEIIKRLPTVQEHKALWEAVGWGSIHIEMSGQSIAGSLYGVVVEREGEVVGMGRVVGDGAMYFYIQDVAIAPEHQKQGLGKLIVEQLLDYIKERRHENGLAFVGLFASHGNDAFYEQFGFKDHSPGMTGMFTVFE from the coding sequence ATGGCAAGTAAACAATACGAGATCATTAAGCGTCTTCCAACGGTGCAGGAGCATAAAGCTTTATGGGAAGCTGTAGGTTGGGGGAGCATTCATATAGAAATGTCGGGGCAATCAATTGCAGGCTCGCTTTATGGCGTGGTTGTCGAGCGTGAAGGCGAGGTTGTCGGAATGGGACGGGTCGTTGGCGATGGGGCCATGTACTTTTACATCCAGGATGTAGCGATCGCACCGGAGCACCAGAAACAGGGTCTAGGAAAGCTTATCGTAGAACAGCTGCTGGACTATATCAAAGAACGCCGCCATGAGAACGGGCTGGCTTTTGTCGGGCTGTTTGCCTCCCATGGCAATGATGCATTTTACGAGCAGTTTGGGTTCAAGGATCATTCCCCTGGGATGACGGGGATGTTTACGGTGTTTGAATAG
- a CDS encoding glycosyltransferase family 39 protein: MTFRTRILSAAGGLFFATIFAASFANAWSFYDSVLKMIAAFIATAVVTLLVIHWAITGLSRKAFLVVFLFFGLVCRVIWIVWNPALPQSDFLFMYNAAQEAASGDFAFSDSSYYVSFPYQLGFTMYEAGVIKLFGNHLIIFKLLNVLFSMGTAIVLYLSASKVFHESCGRIAALVYLFYIPNILMCSVLTNQHISVFLFTGGCFLLLKGRDRVIYWLFAGLAIGLGHLMRPIGSVYLAGVVLFVLLIIWQQWRGSLKRQAASTAGKLGVVIAMYYLVQILASISLTSSHVSEQSLFGGEKYWKFMVGLNAQTNGSWNKEDAHYTNQYSFGEERHQAELVIIKERLQNKSELIALFGRKLVYMWGSSDSSPYWSLRGLDKWELETSLNQWERPLYVLMSAFGVVSMVALWRTGKGNEALFYLILLLLYIGAHLLVEIQSRYRLDFIPILILLQSYGVYQVYKRVQGKQSATLDKRWERELGA, encoded by the coding sequence ATGACTTTTCGCACACGTATTCTCTCTGCAGCAGGCGGACTGTTTTTTGCAACGATTTTCGCAGCTTCTTTTGCAAATGCATGGAGTTTCTATGATTCGGTATTAAAAATGATCGCTGCGTTTATTGCGACAGCAGTAGTGACCTTGCTTGTTATTCATTGGGCCATTACCGGTCTCAGCCGGAAAGCTTTCCTGGTTGTATTTCTCTTCTTTGGCTTGGTTTGCCGAGTGATCTGGATCGTGTGGAATCCGGCGCTGCCGCAATCGGATTTTCTATTTATGTATAATGCGGCACAAGAGGCGGCTTCGGGGGACTTTGCCTTTAGCGATTCATCTTACTACGTCAGCTTTCCTTATCAGCTTGGGTTTACGATGTATGAGGCCGGAGTCATTAAGCTTTTTGGCAATCACTTAATCATTTTTAAGCTCCTGAACGTCTTATTTAGCATGGGAACCGCCATTGTCCTTTATCTTTCCGCTTCGAAAGTATTTCATGAAAGCTGTGGAAGAATCGCGGCTTTGGTATATCTCTTTTATATTCCGAATATCTTGATGTGTTCGGTGCTGACAAACCAGCATATATCGGTGTTTTTATTTACAGGGGGATGCTTTCTGCTTCTTAAAGGAAGAGACCGGGTTATCTATTGGTTGTTTGCAGGATTAGCGATTGGCTTGGGGCATCTCATGCGTCCCATTGGAAGCGTCTATTTGGCTGGCGTTGTTTTATTTGTTCTCCTAATCATATGGCAGCAATGGCGCGGCTCTCTCAAAAGACAAGCTGCGAGTACGGCCGGCAAGCTGGGAGTCGTCATTGCCATGTATTATTTAGTACAAATACTAGCCAGCATCTCGCTGACTTCGTCTCATGTTTCCGAGCAATCGTTATTTGGCGGAGAAAAGTATTGGAAGTTTATGGTGGGGCTTAACGCGCAGACAAACGGAAGTTGGAATAAGGAGGATGCCCACTATACGAACCAGTATTCTTTTGGCGAAGAGCGCCACCAGGCGGAGCTTGTAATCATAAAAGAACGTCTCCAAAATAAAAGCGAGCTTATCGCTTTATTTGGAAGAAAGCTTGTTTATATGTGGGGTTCTTCGGATTCTTCGCCTTATTGGAGTCTGCGGGGGTTAGACAAATGGGAACTGGAGACTAGTCTTAACCAGTGGGAAAGACCGCTATATGTGCTCATGAGCGCATTTGGCGTTGTGAGTATGGTTGCTTTATGGCGTACGGGTAAAGGAAATGAGGCATTATTCTATTTAATTCTCTTATTGCTATATATCGGAGCGCATTTGCTGGTAGAAATTCAGTCCCGGTATAGGCTCGACTTTATCCCCATACTGATTCTTTTGCAAAGCTATGGAGTCTACCAGGTGTATAAACGGGTTCAAGGAAAACAATCAGCGACGTTGGACAAGCGTTGGGAGAGAGAACTTGGAGCTTAG
- a CDS encoding FAD-binding oxidoreductase, whose protein sequence is MKAKTQLTGRVIFKGDPGYETARKNWDPHTDRFPKVFVFAKKTNDVANAIKWAREHKVPIRPRSGRHALETNLSQVNGGLVIDTSEMKKITLNKKSSTAVVETGNRVGGIVDTLARQGFMAPFGDSPSVGIGGITPGGGIGPLQRTTGLISDNLLALEMVDAKGRIIRASKKRNADLLWASRGGGGGNFGVYTKYKFKVRRAPVRATVFSITWPWEQFEEVVKAWQRWAPFTSTKLGSELSVGPKKGGNVSMLGVYLGCKKKALKFLQPILSVGTTTKRDIQSLPWLQATKFLLAPDPILPQKFSNQFSSGFGRRPFPDKAFKYMREFLEKAEGGTPAGFFFLNWGGAIRKIAPRATAFYWRDPQYYVEWNSSWVKPSHAAKNIALARNTRKKLQPFIVGSYINVPDQGIKCSGPVYYGKNFARLRRVKAKYDPQNVFNNPQSIPPAK, encoded by the coding sequence GTGAAAGCCAAGACACAACTTACGGGGCGAGTTATTTTCAAAGGTGATCCCGGTTACGAGACCGCTCGAAAGAACTGGGACCCACATACGGACCGGTTTCCGAAAGTATTTGTTTTCGCGAAAAAAACGAATGATGTAGCCAATGCCATCAAGTGGGCACGGGAGCATAAGGTGCCTATCCGCCCAAGAAGCGGCAGGCATGCGCTGGAGACTAACCTGTCGCAGGTTAACGGCGGACTTGTTATTGATACAAGCGAGATGAAGAAAATTACGTTGAATAAAAAATCCAGTACCGCGGTTGTCGAGACCGGTAACCGGGTAGGAGGAATCGTTGATACGCTTGCTCGGCAAGGCTTCATGGCGCCATTTGGCGACAGCCCTTCCGTCGGCATCGGCGGCATCACCCCCGGAGGAGGAATCGGTCCGTTGCAACGGACGACCGGGCTTATCAGCGACAATCTGCTAGCTCTGGAAATGGTTGATGCCAAGGGCAGAATCATTCGCGCAAGCAAGAAACGCAACGCCGATCTGCTCTGGGCTTCCCGCGGCGGCGGCGGGGGTAACTTTGGCGTATATACCAAATACAAATTCAAAGTGAGACGCGCTCCGGTTCGGGCAACCGTATTCAGTATCACTTGGCCGTGGGAGCAGTTCGAGGAAGTCGTCAAGGCCTGGCAGCGTTGGGCGCCTTTCACCAGCACCAAGCTGGGCAGCGAATTATCCGTCGGTCCGAAAAAAGGCGGAAATGTCAGTATGCTAGGTGTCTACCTGGGCTGCAAAAAGAAAGCCCTTAAATTCTTGCAGCCTATACTAAGTGTAGGAACAACGACCAAGAGAGACATCCAGTCTCTTCCTTGGCTGCAAGCAACCAAGTTTTTGCTGGCTCCGGATCCAATCCTTCCGCAGAAGTTCAGCAACCAGTTCTCCAGCGGTTTCGGCAGACGTCCGTTCCCGGATAAGGCTTTTAAATATATGCGCGAGTTTTTGGAAAAGGCCGAGGGCGGAACTCCGGCTGGCTTCTTCTTCCTCAACTGGGGAGGAGCTATAAGAAAAATTGCGCCTAGAGCTACCGCCTTCTATTGGCGTGATCCGCAATATTACGTGGAATGGAATAGCTCGTGGGTAAAACCGTCGCATGCGGCTAAAAATATTGCCCTGGCTCGCAACACGAGGAAGAAGCTGCAGCCGTTTATCGTAGGGTCCTACATCAACGTGCCGGACCAAGGCATTAAATGCTCCGGTCCCGTCTATTACGGCAAAAACTTCGCGAGACTGCGCAGAGTTAAAGCCAAATACGACCCGCAAAACGTTTTTAACAATCCGCAAAGTATCCCTCCTGCAAAATGA
- a CDS encoding GNAT family N-acetyltransferase: protein MSQFGTNPILLTIPESFESARLLIRAPLFGDGAAVNEAVIESIEELRPWMPWANQIPTIEESEITIRKSRLEFLNRTDLRLLLFHKETGQLVGSSGLHRMDWKARTFEIGYWARTAYAGQGYISEAVEGITNFAIHQLQANRVEIICDARNKRSAKVAECAGYTLEGVLRNHKRANDGSLRDTMIFSKVRGVEFGVRT from the coding sequence ATGAGCCAATTCGGAACGAATCCAATTCTGCTGACCATTCCTGAAAGCTTTGAGAGCGCTCGGCTCCTTATTCGTGCTCCTTTATTTGGCGACGGGGCGGCCGTTAATGAGGCAGTAATCGAAAGTATCGAGGAGCTGCGGCCATGGATGCCTTGGGCGAACCAAATTCCTACAATAGAAGAGTCCGAGATTACAATAAGAAAGTCCCGTCTAGAGTTTCTGAACCGCACGGATTTGCGGCTGCTTCTCTTCCATAAAGAGACTGGCCAATTAGTCGGCAGCAGCGGGCTTCACCGGATGGATTGGAAGGCAAGAACATTCGAAATCGGGTATTGGGCAAGAACAGCTTATGCTGGGCAGGGTTACATATCGGAGGCGGTTGAGGGGATTACGAACTTTGCCATTCATCAGTTACAAGCGAACCGGGTCGAAATCATATGTGATGCCCGTAATAAACGGAGTGCAAAAGTAGCTGAGTGTGCGGGATATACACTGGAAGGCGTTTTGCGCAATCATAAGCGCGCCAACGACGGTTCGCTGCGGGATACGATGATTTTCTCGAAGGTTCGAGGCGTGGAGTTTGGAGTAAGAACATAG
- a CDS encoding MDR family MFS transporter, whose amino-acid sequence MRIRDWDQNLKIRLLGETCFNVIFWVFYPFLSIYFAQSFGKSWTGILLILSQALSVFVNLFGGYFADRLGRKKVMVFAASGQAVGYGIFAFSATPWLDAPAIGFIGFTFASLCGTLYWPASQAMVADVVPEQHRSSVFAVFYTAVNMAVVIGPLIGATFFLDSPSIILFAASAVCLLVAVLLASFTRETLSADLLKERRSGSEPWYKAVSKQLQDYKVIASDRVFLLFIIAGVLLAQTFMQLDLLFPVFLKETIHSTTVLAYGDWSFQLSGEKLFGLIVSENGLFVALFTVAVTKWMLQFRDRFVFIGSALLYATGIALFGQMSTFWGLTAAIVVFTLAELMTAGPQQTFVSRLAPEHMRGQYFAASSLRFTIGRTLAPISIPLSEWIGYDGTFALLTVLAVLSAVIYYRMFNQFDKQTA is encoded by the coding sequence ATGAGAATTAGAGATTGGGATCAGAATTTAAAAATTCGGCTTTTGGGAGAAACCTGCTTTAACGTTATCTTTTGGGTGTTTTATCCTTTTCTGTCGATCTATTTCGCGCAATCCTTCGGTAAAAGCTGGACCGGTATCCTGCTCATCCTGTCACAGGCTTTATCCGTGTTTGTTAACTTATTCGGAGGTTATTTCGCGGACCGGCTCGGGCGAAAAAAGGTCATGGTGTTCGCAGCCAGCGGACAAGCCGTTGGTTACGGCATTTTCGCCTTTAGCGCAACTCCTTGGCTGGATGCCCCCGCCATCGGATTTATCGGCTTCACCTTCGCCAGCTTATGCGGCACCTTGTACTGGCCTGCCAGCCAGGCGATGGTAGCCGATGTTGTGCCGGAGCAGCACCGTTCCAGTGTATTCGCCGTCTTTTACACTGCGGTTAATATGGCTGTTGTAATCGGCCCGTTGATCGGCGCCACCTTCTTTCTGGACTCGCCTTCTATCATCTTGTTTGCGGCAAGCGCGGTCTGCCTGCTTGTTGCCGTTTTGCTTGCCTCTTTTACAAGAGAGACGCTTTCGGCGGATTTGCTCAAAGAGAGACGCAGCGGTAGCGAGCCATGGTACAAAGCCGTCTCGAAACAGCTTCAGGATTATAAGGTTATTGCCTCGGACCGCGTATTCCTGCTGTTCATCATAGCTGGTGTTCTGTTAGCCCAGACCTTTATGCAGCTGGATTTGCTCTTCCCCGTTTTCCTGAAGGAGACGATCCACTCGACTACGGTGCTTGCCTACGGCGACTGGAGCTTCCAATTGTCCGGCGAGAAGCTTTTTGGACTCATCGTATCGGAGAATGGACTGTTTGTCGCCTTGTTTACGGTAGCCGTAACCAAATGGATGCTGCAATTCCGTGACCGTTTTGTATTCATCGGAAGCGCGCTGCTGTACGCGACCGGAATTGCGTTGTTTGGTCAAATGTCCACGTTCTGGGGCTTGACCGCCGCGATTGTCGTATTTACGCTTGCGGAGCTGATGACGGCCGGTCCGCAGCAGACATTTGTATCCCGGCTGGCGCCGGAGCATATGCGCGGGCAATATTTTGCGGCTTCCAGCCTGAGGTTTACGATTGGACGAACGCTGGCTCCGATCTCCATCCCGCTTAGCGAATGGATCGGTTATGACGGAACGTTTGCCCTCCTGACCGTGCTCGCCGTACTGTCCGCGGTAATCTACTACAGGATGTTTAATCAGTTCGATAAACAGACAGCATAG
- a CDS encoding ATP synthase subunit B: MEEELQLNVPLLRRRVPNLTSAARTAGLRAATVSNLCTGKIPVGRAEVRTLVALATLAGCSLDELIIRGSGMRMIETGIKALDLLAPVVRGGTVGFVARPNMGQLVLLAEFMHRMNKRGYTTIFWDPGTDAPGISHVKEQSEFVLATRDDIDKQIVKLREEKDILLGVDRSTVLSGELFSLKESLKEAGARPITVALVDMAYAVADDSAAEAYGPLDTLWRFDSDLISRGIYPAIDPITSTSTISEGNYLDAAHLALQQRARKLLRRYRELRLIVTTHGLDKITDADSQLYKRGERLESYLAQPFFVSEPYTNKAGEWLSLYETLEDAKRILDGELDETQVTELFFKGKLEVRS, from the coding sequence ATGGAGGAAGAGTTACAGCTTAACGTTCCGCTATTGCGCCGTCGCGTACCCAATCTTACTTCTGCGGCACGGACAGCCGGTCTTCGGGCAGCAACCGTCTCGAATCTTTGTACGGGGAAAATACCCGTCGGCCGTGCGGAGGTCCGCACTTTGGTTGCTTTAGCCACGTTGGCAGGTTGTAGTCTTGATGAACTCATAATTAGAGGGAGCGGGATGAGGATGATCGAAACCGGAATTAAAGCGCTGGATTTGCTCGCGCCGGTCGTGCGGGGCGGAACGGTTGGTTTTGTGGCCAGACCCAATATGGGGCAGCTTGTATTGTTAGCCGAGTTTATGCACCGGATGAACAAACGGGGGTATACGACGATTTTTTGGGATCCGGGTACCGATGCTCCGGGCATTAGCCATGTCAAAGAACAGTCCGAATTCGTACTTGCAACAAGAGATGATATAGATAAACAGATCGTTAAGCTTCGCGAAGAGAAGGATATCTTGCTGGGCGTTGACCGCAGCACCGTATTAAGCGGGGAGCTTTTCTCGCTAAAGGAGAGCTTGAAGGAAGCGGGTGCAAGACCGATCACGGTCGCGTTGGTAGATATGGCTTACGCCGTTGCGGATGATTCGGCTGCCGAAGCCTACGGACCGCTAGATACGTTATGGCGATTTGATTCGGATTTGATCAGCCGCGGTATTTATCCGGCTATCGATCCTATAACCTCCACTTCGACTATATCGGAAGGCAATTATTTGGATGCGGCGCATCTTGCTCTGCAGCAGCGCGCGCGTAAGCTGCTTCGACGTTATAGAGAGCTGCGATTGATAGTAACTACGCACGGACTTGATAAAATAACGGATGCCGATTCGCAGCTGTATAAACGGGGGGAGAGACTGGAATCTTATCTGGCCCAGCCGTTTTTTGTCTCGGAGCCTTATACGAATAAGGCCGGCGAGTGGCTGTCCCTGTACGAAACGTTGGAGGATGCGAAGCGAATTCTGGACGGCGAGCTGGATGAGACGCAAGTCACCGAGCTGTTTTTCAAAGGAAAGCTAGAGGTTAGAAGCTAG
- the trpB gene encoding tryptophan synthase subunit beta, which translates to MSQEQVAEGYFGEFGGSFVPPELKEVLDYLSAQFNKFKDDPEFKEELDYYLKEYVGRENPLTYAEQLTNAWGGAKIYLKREDLNHTGAHKINNVVGQILLAKRMGAKRVIAETGAGQHGVATATACAMFNMDCVIYMGAEDTRRQALNVFRMELLGATVVPVDKGQGRLKDAVDEALNDLVANYQNTFYLLGSAVGPHPFPTMVKHFQSIISEESKRQILAKEGRLPDAVIACAGGGSNAIGAFAHYIDEPSVRLIGVEPDQAPTLTEGVPGIIHGFKCLVLLDEEGNPRKTYSIAAGLDYPGIGPEHSHLKVTGRAEYVTVSNEEVLAAFQELSRTEGIIPALESAHAVAHAKKLAPTMNKDEIIIINLSGRGDKDVEQVFHMLHK; encoded by the coding sequence ATGAGTCAAGAACAAGTAGCTGAAGGGTATTTTGGAGAATTTGGCGGCAGCTTTGTCCCGCCTGAGCTGAAGGAAGTATTGGACTACTTAAGCGCGCAATTCAACAAGTTCAAGGATGATCCGGAATTTAAGGAAGAACTGGACTATTATCTGAAGGAATATGTCGGCCGCGAAAACCCGCTGACTTACGCCGAACAGCTGACGAACGCCTGGGGCGGCGCAAAAATCTATCTGAAACGCGAGGACTTGAACCATACCGGCGCACACAAAATCAATAACGTGGTTGGCCAAATCCTGCTCGCCAAACGGATGGGCGCTAAACGCGTCATTGCCGAGACCGGTGCCGGTCAGCATGGCGTTGCTACAGCAACCGCTTGCGCGATGTTTAACATGGACTGCGTCATCTATATGGGCGCGGAGGATACACGCCGGCAGGCGCTGAACGTATTCCGGATGGAGCTGCTTGGCGCTACCGTTGTACCGGTAGACAAAGGTCAAGGCCGCCTGAAGGATGCCGTTGACGAAGCGCTGAACGATCTGGTTGCCAACTATCAAAACACGTTCTACCTCCTGGGTTCGGCCGTAGGCCCGCATCCGTTCCCAACGATGGTTAAGCACTTCCAATCGATCATCAGCGAAGAATCGAAGCGTCAGATACTGGCCAAGGAAGGCCGTCTCCCGGATGCCGTTATCGCCTGCGCTGGCGGCGGCAGCAATGCGATTGGAGCTTTCGCCCACTACATCGACGAGCCTTCCGTACGCCTGATCGGCGTTGAACCGGATCAAGCGCCAACCTTGACCGAAGGCGTTCCTGGCATCATCCACGGCTTCAAATGTCTCGTGCTGCTTGATGAAGAAGGCAATCCAAGAAAAACGTACTCTATCGCAGCTGGTCTTGATTATCCGGGTATCGGACCGGAGCACAGCCATCTGAAGGTTACCGGGCGCGCGGAATACGTTACGGTAAGCAATGAAGAAGTGCTCGCAGCGTTCCAGGAGCTGTCCCGTACGGAGGGCATTATCCCCGCGCTTGAAAGCGCCCATGCGGTTGCCCACGCGAAAAAGCTCGCTCCAACGATGAACAAGGACGAGATCATCATTATCAATCTGTCCGGCCGCGGCGATAAAGACGTGGAGCAAGTGTTCCACATGCTTCATAAATAA